The Shewanella sp. KX20019 genome window below encodes:
- a CDS encoding MFS transporter, which translates to MKNNPQKLLLWMTFIMSLVFAVWQVLLNNFVIERAQFTGAEIGILQSLREVPGFLAFTAIFVLLLIKEQAFALLSLALLCIGVAITGFFPQVLGLYITTVLMSIGFHYFETVNQSLTLQWVEKRNTAAFLGKALAWRSAAALLGYGSIWLIMTWLKLDYQWMYAIIGTLGLVMVITISFYFPTFEQKEPQHKKVILRKRYWLYYMLTFFSGARRQIFMVFAGFMMVEKFGYSISQITSLFLINYVVNLFFAPAIGRLIGRIGERNALTIEYLGLIAVFISYALVEHAQVAAALYVIDHLLFAMAIAVKTYFQKIADPKDIAATMSVSFTINHIAAVIIPALLGLLWLTSPSLVFYIGAGFAVCSLILAVNVPRHPQQGEEVAYFGKMPSLLNADK; encoded by the coding sequence ATGAAGAACAACCCGCAGAAACTGCTGCTTTGGATGACCTTTATCATGTCATTAGTCTTTGCTGTATGGCAGGTATTACTCAACAACTTTGTCATCGAGCGTGCACAATTCACCGGTGCTGAAATAGGTATATTACAAAGCTTAAGAGAGGTCCCTGGGTTTCTAGCGTTTACCGCGATTTTTGTGCTCTTACTCATAAAAGAACAAGCATTTGCATTATTGTCGCTGGCACTACTTTGTATCGGAGTCGCCATCACAGGGTTCTTCCCGCAAGTTCTCGGCCTCTATATCACCACAGTATTGATGTCCATTGGCTTTCATTATTTCGAAACCGTCAACCAATCACTGACACTGCAATGGGTTGAAAAGAGAAACACCGCTGCATTTCTAGGTAAAGCACTGGCATGGCGCAGCGCTGCTGCACTGTTAGGTTACGGCAGCATTTGGTTAATCATGACCTGGCTAAAGCTCGATTACCAATGGATGTATGCCATCATTGGCACCTTAGGGCTTGTCATGGTGATAACCATTAGTTTCTACTTCCCAACCTTTGAACAAAAAGAGCCGCAGCACAAAAAAGTAATTCTGCGGAAACGCTACTGGCTATATTACATGCTCACTTTTTTCTCCGGTGCGAGAAGACAGATATTCATGGTCTTTGCAGGCTTTATGATGGTGGAAAAGTTTGGCTATAGCATTAGCCAAATTACCTCACTCTTTCTCATAAACTATGTGGTTAACCTATTTTTTGCCCCTGCTATTGGCCGCCTAATTGGCCGAATTGGTGAGCGTAACGCGCTGACTATTGAATATTTAGGTCTTATAGCGGTCTTTATCAGCTATGCACTCGTTGAGCATGCTCAAGTCGCCGCAGCGCTATACGTAATTGACCACCTATTATTTGCCATGGCGATTGCAGTCAAAACCTACTTTCAGAAAATCGCCGACCCCAAAGATATTGCCGCAACCATGTCGGTCAGTTTCACCATTAACCACATTGCAGCAGTTATCATCCCCGCACTACTTGGGCTTCTATGGTTAACCTCCCCGTCACTGGTATTTTATATCGGCGCTGGTTTTGCAGTATGCTCACTGATATTAGCTGTGAATGTCCCTCGCCACCCTCAGCAAGGTGAAGAGGTAGCCTACTTTGGCAAAATGCCATCTCTGCTCAATGCAGACAAATAG
- a CDS encoding TIGR03899 family protein: MVETVKDTRNHTVKTSNSDNGKSTDVSARKKALLLGRMLGLSSEDDYRPSSASIAERSSFRAQKLASQYQSNLETIYKIAISQTPSDVTGVDLDPDWAHQFFQLAEQIHNRKMQELWGRILASEITSPGNFSLRTLTTLKQLTHKEAQILEKALGMSVLVNNESRLKLIIGFKHASGLGHFFKKPTQTNIGLSQFGLPYSNILTLVEAGILHRSELETGILSSKTPISFALSGIKLKLTPKSGQLFFSYYRFTPIGDELTQLIRYKTDVNYIKALKEVFAQDFRID, translated from the coding sequence ATGGTTGAAACAGTTAAAGACACCAGAAATCACACCGTGAAAACTTCGAATAGTGATAACGGTAAATCAACCGATGTTTCAGCCAGAAAAAAAGCCTTATTACTTGGGCGTATGCTTGGGCTGAGCAGTGAAGATGATTACCGCCCAAGCAGCGCCTCAATTGCTGAGCGTTCAAGCTTTAGAGCACAAAAACTGGCTAGCCAATACCAGTCGAATTTGGAAACTATTTATAAGATTGCAATCAGCCAAACCCCGTCAGACGTGACTGGTGTCGATCTTGATCCCGATTGGGCACATCAGTTTTTTCAACTAGCAGAACAGATCCATAATCGAAAAATGCAGGAGTTATGGGGCAGGATTTTAGCCAGTGAAATAACCAGTCCAGGTAACTTTAGCTTACGCACGTTGACCACTTTAAAACAGCTGACTCATAAAGAAGCACAGATCTTAGAGAAGGCTCTGGGCATGTCAGTATTGGTAAACAACGAATCACGGTTGAAGCTCATTATTGGTTTTAAACATGCCAGCGGGTTGGGCCACTTTTTCAAAAAGCCAACCCAAACAAATATTGGCTTATCTCAATTTGGCCTGCCCTACTCCAACATCTTGACCTTAGTCGAAGCGGGAATATTGCATCGCAGCGAATTAGAAACCGGGATACTCAGCAGCAAAACGCCCATTAGTTTTGCTCTAAGCGGGATAAAACTCAAACTCACGCCCAAAAGTGGGCAATTGTTCTTCAGTTACTATCGTTTTACACCCATTGGCGATGAACTTACACAGTTGATCCGATACAAAACCGACGTTAATTATATTAAGGCGTTAAAGGAGGTTTTTGCGCAAGACTTTAGAATCGATTAA
- the cysC gene encoding adenylyl-sulfate kinase translates to MSDIVWHQHSIDQESRAKQKGQSPVLLWFTGLSGSGKSTLAGALERALFDGGFHTYLLDGDNVRHGLCKDLGFSASDRDENLRRVGEVAKLMVDAGLVVLSAFISPTKEERERVRGLFEEGRFIEVHVSTPIEVCEARDPKGLYKKARAGEIKEFTGISAPYETPIAAELTIDTSKGDIATQVNALLDYLAAIQVIDGAKLKAAV, encoded by the coding sequence ATGTCTGACATCGTTTGGCACCAACATAGTATTGACCAAGAGTCGCGTGCAAAGCAAAAAGGCCAAAGCCCGGTATTACTCTGGTTTACGGGTCTATCTGGCTCTGGTAAATCAACCTTAGCGGGAGCATTAGAACGGGCACTGTTTGATGGCGGCTTTCACACCTATTTACTCGATGGCGACAATGTTAGGCATGGCCTCTGTAAAGATTTGGGTTTTAGCGCCAGTGATCGTGACGAGAACCTACGTCGTGTCGGCGAAGTGGCCAAGTTGATGGTTGATGCTGGATTAGTAGTGTTATCGGCATTTATCTCCCCGACTAAGGAGGAGAGAGAGCGTGTCCGCGGCCTATTTGAAGAGGGACGCTTTATTGAAGTTCATGTCTCTACGCCAATAGAGGTCTGCGAAGCGCGTGATCCCAAAGGGCTTTATAAAAAAGCACGCGCAGGAGAAATAAAAGAGTTCACCGGTATCTCTGCACCGTACGAAACACCAATCGCGGCGGAGTTAACCATCGATACCAGTAAAGGTGATATTGCCACCCAAGTTAATGCTCTTTTAGACTATTTAGCCGCAATTCAGGTGATAGATGGCGCGAAGTTAAAGGCAGCAGTTTAG
- a CDS encoding SLC13 family permease — translation MSELWVLSSILFALVVALMAGVWTPAALFFTAALTSYLLGMVELETALASFTNAGLVTLVLIILAATALEKTSLLGKLSQVVGQGSLASTMAKLGLSTALLSSFTNNTAVVSSLIGVVRRNQSHAPAKLLLPLSYAAILGGTLTLIGTSTNLIVNSFVENAGLAPLGFFEFSIIGVVIVTLGVALLVLLANVLPDRREEGAEESLPYLLEARVAKRSQLIGRSVIDNRLRALKKLYLVELERSGIRICPVPPHLVLQSEDILRFGGAVESVELLHQFDGLEWFGKQQAKGQNLVEAVLAPTSSLVGTSLKASKFRERFDGAVLAIRRGHHPLKGGLGDIELQAGDVLLITPGDGFSHNAKLASDFAAVSGLDLSVRLDKRRSQWVLFGFVLTIFSSVIGALPLVKGLTLLLISYVAIGAVSLTELRRRFPIELVVIVGSALSLANLMLSTGLADDIAHFILGSLNGFDVFAAFVCVYLLTLLLTELITNNAAAALAFPVAYAIALSYGVDTRPFILAVVFGASASFISPYGYQTNLMVYNAGNYRFTDFLRVGLPLSLLYSSIVIILVPMLFPF, via the coding sequence GTGTCTGAACTGTGGGTGTTGTCGAGTATTTTATTTGCCCTAGTCGTTGCTTTAATGGCTGGGGTTTGGACACCCGCGGCGTTGTTTTTTACCGCGGCATTAACGAGCTATCTTTTAGGGATGGTCGAGCTAGAGACGGCATTAGCAAGTTTTACTAATGCCGGCTTAGTGACCTTAGTGCTGATTATTTTAGCGGCTACGGCACTTGAGAAAACCTCTTTGCTGGGTAAGCTTAGTCAAGTGGTGGGTCAAGGGTCACTGGCATCGACGATGGCAAAGTTGGGCCTCTCTACTGCGCTATTGTCATCGTTTACTAACAATACTGCAGTAGTGTCATCCTTGATTGGCGTGGTTAGGCGCAATCAGTCTCATGCGCCCGCTAAACTGTTATTACCACTGTCATACGCAGCTATTCTTGGCGGTACATTAACCCTAATTGGCACTTCAACTAACCTAATCGTTAACTCTTTTGTAGAGAATGCAGGCTTAGCGCCTTTGGGTTTTTTTGAGTTCTCTATCATAGGTGTAGTGATTGTAACCTTAGGGGTGGCTTTGCTGGTGTTGCTGGCTAATGTTCTGCCCGACAGGCGTGAAGAGGGGGCAGAGGAAAGCTTACCCTACTTGCTTGAAGCCAGAGTCGCAAAGCGGTCGCAATTGATTGGCAGGAGTGTCATAGACAATCGCCTAAGAGCACTGAAAAAACTCTATCTTGTAGAACTTGAACGCAGTGGCATTCGTATTTGTCCGGTACCGCCACATCTGGTTTTGCAAAGTGAAGACATATTGCGCTTTGGTGGTGCCGTTGAATCCGTTGAGCTATTACACCAGTTTGATGGGTTAGAGTGGTTTGGCAAGCAACAAGCCAAAGGGCAGAATTTGGTTGAAGCGGTACTCGCCCCTACATCAAGTCTTGTGGGTACTTCATTGAAGGCCTCTAAGTTTCGAGAGCGGTTTGATGGGGCTGTTCTAGCTATTCGCCGCGGGCATCACCCACTAAAAGGCGGCCTCGGTGATATTGAGTTACAAGCGGGAGATGTATTACTCATTACTCCTGGCGATGGTTTTAGCCATAATGCCAAATTGGCGTCAGATTTTGCTGCGGTTAGTGGCCTTGATCTCAGCGTTCGCTTAGATAAAAGGCGCAGCCAGTGGGTATTGTTCGGCTTTGTGCTGACCATTTTTTCCAGCGTGATAGGCGCGCTGCCTTTGGTCAAAGGCTTAACCTTACTATTGATTAGCTACGTCGCGATTGGTGCTGTGAGTTTAACAGAGCTTAGACGACGCTTTCCTATTGAGTTAGTGGTCATTGTTGGTAGTGCGTTAAGTCTGGCTAACTTGATGCTATCTACCGGTCTTGCAGATGATATTGCTCATTTTATTTTGGGCTCATTGAATGGTTTTGATGTCTTCGCTGCATTTGTGTGCGTGTATTTATTGACGTTATTACTGACTGAATTGATAACTAATAATGCGGCCGCCGCACTGGCTTTTCCTGTCGCTTACGCCATTGCGCTCAGCTACGGGGTTGATACTAGGCCGTTTATTTTGGCGGTAGTGTTTGGTGCCAGCGCGAGTTTCATTTCGCCCTATGGTTACCAGACAAATTTGATGGTTTATAACGCAGGAAATTACCGTTTTACCGATTTTTTAAGAGTGGGACTGCCTCTGTCGCTGTTGTACTCGTCGATTGTCATTATATTAGTGCCGATGCTCTTCCCGTTTTAA
- the cysN gene encoding sulfate adenylyltransferase subunit CysN — translation MNQAVDNNTRLAAELEDLGVKEYLAQQQHKGMLRFLTCGSVDDGKSTLIGRLLHDSAQIYEDQLASLKSDSAKMGTTGEEIDLALLVDGLQAEREQGITIDVAYRYFSTDKRKFIIADTPGHEQYTRNMATGASTCDLAVILVDARYGVQTQTRRHAFIASQLGLRHFVVAINKMDLLGFDEKVFNDIKADFAEFAAQLGDIDIRYVPLSALKGDNVVDRSTQTPWYTDGTLLELLENIDTRRELNNLPVRFPVQYVLRPDLDFRGFSGTVSSGIIKVGDELVALPSGKRSKVERIVTFDGDLDEAIAGQAVTLTLEDEIDISRGDLLSQVDNAPTLANQLSANIAWMDEKPLQIGQLYDLKVAGKKLQASITNIEYLVDINTLERKNSDVIGLNDMARVTLELNEAIAIDPYTLVRDTGGMILIDRLSNATVAAIMAVSTTKTSKSTSQFTGFELELNALIRKQYPHWQALDISKLEG, via the coding sequence ATGAACCAAGCAGTAGATAACAACACCCGCTTAGCCGCTGAGCTAGAAGATTTAGGTGTGAAAGAGTATTTAGCACAGCAACAACATAAAGGCATGTTGCGCTTTCTCACATGCGGTAGTGTCGATGATGGTAAAAGCACCTTGATAGGACGTTTACTGCATGACAGCGCGCAAATTTATGAAGACCAACTGGCTAGTTTAAAGAGTGACAGTGCCAAAATGGGCACCACAGGTGAAGAGATTGACCTAGCGTTATTGGTTGATGGCTTGCAAGCTGAGCGCGAGCAAGGCATTACCATTGATGTGGCTTATCGCTATTTTTCAACTGACAAACGTAAGTTCATTATTGCTGATACTCCGGGCCATGAGCAGTACACGCGTAATATGGCCACGGGAGCGTCGACCTGTGACTTAGCAGTTATTTTGGTTGATGCGCGCTATGGCGTACAAACGCAGACTCGCCGTCACGCGTTTATTGCCTCACAACTTGGCCTGCGTCACTTTGTGGTTGCCATCAATAAAATGGATCTGCTCGGTTTTGACGAAAAAGTCTTTAATGACATCAAAGCGGATTTTGCAGAGTTTGCCGCGCAGTTGGGTGATATCGATATTCGCTATGTGCCGCTATCGGCGTTAAAAGGCGACAATGTGGTCGACCGCAGTACTCAAACACCTTGGTATACCGATGGTACGTTACTCGAGCTATTAGAAAATATCGATACACGTCGTGAATTAAACAACTTACCAGTACGCTTTCCGGTGCAATATGTATTGCGTCCAGATCTCGACTTTAGAGGTTTCTCTGGCACTGTTTCATCAGGCATTATCAAGGTGGGTGACGAGCTGGTGGCTTTGCCATCTGGCAAGCGCAGTAAGGTTGAGCGTATCGTGACATTTGATGGTGATCTAGATGAAGCGATTGCCGGTCAAGCGGTGACATTAACCCTAGAGGATGAAATTGATATCTCGCGTGGTGACCTGCTGTCGCAAGTTGATAATGCACCAACACTCGCAAATCAGCTCAGTGCCAATATTGCCTGGATGGATGAAAAACCACTACAGATCGGCCAGTTATACGATCTTAAAGTGGCTGGTAAGAAGCTACAAGCGAGTATCACAAATATCGAATATCTAGTGGATATCAATACACTAGAGCGTAAAAACAGTGACGTTATTGGTTTAAATGATATGGCTCGGGTAACGCTTGAGCTAAATGAAGCGATTGCTATCGACCCATATACGCTAGTCCGTGACACTGGCGGTATGATCTTAATCGACAGATTATCCAATGCGACAGTGGCGGCCATCATGGCGGTGTCGACCACAAAAACCAGCAAATCAACGAGTCAGTTCACAGGTTTTGAACTTGAGTTAAATGCGTTGATCCGCAAGCAATACCCTCATTGGCAAGCGCTAGACATTAGTAAGTTAGAGGGCTAG
- the cysD gene encoding sulfate adenylyltransferase subunit CysD, with amino-acid sequence MAAKELSHLQQLEAESIQIIREVAAEFDNPVMMYSIGKDSSVMLHLARKAFYPAKIPFPLLHVDTDWKFKEMIAFRDAQAKEFGFELLVHKNPEGVAMGVGPFTHGSAKHTDIMKTQGLKQALNKYGFDAAFGGARRDEEKSRAKERVYSFRDKHHTWDPKNQRPELWRTYNGAVNKGESIRVFPLSNWTELDIWQYIYQEDIKLVPLYFAQKRPVVERDGMMIMVDDDRLPLEEGETVKDELVRFRTLGCYPLTGAMHSEADTLEKIIEEMLLTRSSERQGRLIDSDQSASMELKKRQGYF; translated from the coding sequence ATGGCCGCCAAAGAGTTAAGCCATTTACAACAACTCGAAGCTGAGAGTATTCAAATTATTCGCGAAGTCGCGGCTGAGTTTGATAACCCAGTAATGATGTATTCCATCGGTAAAGACTCTTCTGTGATGCTGCATTTGGCACGCAAAGCGTTCTACCCTGCGAAAATACCTTTTCCATTGCTGCATGTGGATACCGACTGGAAATTCAAAGAGATGATCGCATTTCGTGATGCGCAGGCTAAAGAGTTTGGCTTTGAATTACTGGTGCATAAAAACCCTGAGGGTGTCGCTATGGGGGTTGGTCCGTTTACGCATGGTAGTGCTAAACATACCGATATCATGAAAACTCAAGGACTGAAGCAAGCGTTAAATAAGTATGGTTTTGATGCCGCGTTTGGCGGTGCTCGCCGCGATGAAGAGAAATCTCGCGCTAAAGAGCGCGTATATTCTTTCCGTGATAAGCACCATACATGGGACCCTAAAAATCAACGTCCAGAGCTGTGGCGTACCTATAACGGTGCAGTCAATAAAGGTGAAAGCATTCGAGTCTTCCCACTTTCAAACTGGACTGAGTTAGATATTTGGCAATATATCTACCAAGAAGATATTAAATTGGTACCACTGTATTTTGCCCAAAAACGTCCTGTCGTTGAGCGTGATGGCATGATGATTATGGTTGATGATGACAGGTTGCCTTTAGAAGAGGGCGAAACGGTTAAAGATGAATTAGTGCGCTTTAGAACATTAGGTTGCTACCCGTTAACAGGGGCGATGCACTCAGAAGCTGACACGCTTGAGAAGATTATCGAAGAGATGCTGCTAACACGTTCAAGTGAGCGTCAGGGCCGACTTATCGATTCAGATCAAAGTGCATCGATGGAACTTAAAAAGCGCCAAGGCTACTTCTAG